Part of the Anaerolineales bacterium genome, CACCGGTGTGAACTGAGATGCTCGAAGTTGGCGTCGCGCCCCACTCACCCTCGGTGTCCCCGGGATCGGGCCGCGCGCAAGCCGCCTCCAGCGCCCGCCTGGGCTACAATCACGGCATGTCCTGGGAGATAACCGGTCACGAATGGGCTGAGCAATTGCTGCGCCAGCATATCGTGGCCGGCAAGGTGCGCCATGCCTACCTGTTCCTCGGGCCGGCGGGCGCGGGGAAGCGCACGTTAGCGCTCCGTCTGGCCCAGGCCCTGTCCTGCACGGCGCCGCCTGCGCCCGGGTCATACTGCGGAGCGTGCCGAGCCTGCCTCGGGGTGCCGCGGCAAAGGCATACCGATCTGCACTGCATCACCCGGGAGGAGGATCGAAGTCAGGTGCGTGTCGAGCAGATCCGTGAGCTCCAGCGGCAGCTGATCCTGGCGCCGCTGGAATCGCGCTGCCGGATCGCGCTGCTGACGGACTTCGAGCAGGCAAGTGAGGAAGCCCAGAACGCGCTGTTGAAGACACTTGAAGAACCTTCCAGCCAGGTGGTGCTGCTGCTGACCGCCGAGTCCGGCGACCAGCTTCTGCCGACAATCGTCTCGCGCTGCGAGGTGCTGTGGCTCAAGCCTGTCCCGACAGAGGTCATCCGCGCCTCGCTATTGGGACAAGGGCTTGTGCCCGATCAGGCAGATCTGCTCGCTTCGCTGGCGGGAGGCAGACCCGGCCAGGCCTTTGCCCTGGTGGAGGATGGTGAGCGCCTGGCGCAGCGGCAGGCGTTTCTCGACGACCTCAGGCTTCAATTGGGGGAGAGCGCTATTGCTCGCTTCGAGTACGCGGCGGATCGCTTGTCGCCGAAGCGGGACGAGCCGCTCTCGGTTCGGCGCCGCCGGGCGGGGGAGATGCTGGAATGCTGGCAGGGACTGTGGCGGGATGCCCTGCTGGCTTCCCACCAGGCCCGGGTCCCGCTGGTCAATGTCGACTCCGTCGAACTGGTTGAAGAGATCTGTCAGGCGTGCACGCCCGGAGAGATCGCCGATTGCGTGCTGGCCATCGGGCGCACGGCGGATGCCATCGAGCGCAATGTCGACCCCGTGCTGGCCCTCGAAGCCCTGATGCTGGACCTTCCACGCCTGCGGCCGTCAACCACCGACTGAGGCTGGGCGCGCCGACCGATACAGGGCCCACCACAGGCGGCGTCGGGTGGCGTGGGTTTCGGGGAGTAGGCGGAAACGACTAGCGGGGTTCGACGGTTAGGCGGATGGCAGTCCGCTCCCGGCCTTCGATGTCGATCGTGACGAACTCGGGGATGCAAACCACGTCCAGCCCGTCCTCGTGGAGATAGCCACGGGCGATCGCCACGGCTTTCACCGCCTGATTGACGGCGCCGGCGCCAATGGCCTGGATTTCGGCCCGCCGGTGCTCCCGAACCACGCCGGCGATGGCGCCCGCCACAGCCGAGGTGCGTGACTGAGCGGAAACCTTGACAATGTCCATCGGGCCCACTCCTTGGCAGCAGAAGCGACGGGCGCCCGATTGCGCGGCGTACACGAGGATTGTATAGGATTCGTGGGGCGGTCGCAAGAAGCAGGCGTCGGTC contains:
- a CDS encoding AAA family ATPase is translated as MSWEITGHEWAEQLLRQHIVAGKVRHAYLFLGPAGAGKRTLALRLAQALSCTAPPAPGSYCGACRACLGVPRQRHTDLHCITREEDRSQVRVEQIRELQRQLILAPLESRCRIALLTDFEQASEEAQNALLKTLEEPSSQVVLLLTAESGDQLLPTIVSRCEVLWLKPVPTEVIRASLLGQGLVPDQADLLASLAGGRPGQAFALVEDGERLAQRQAFLDDLRLQLGESAIARFEYAADRLSPKRDEPLSVRRRRAGEMLECWQGLWRDALLASHQARVPLVNVDSVELVEEICQACTPGEIADCVLAIGRTADAIERNVDPVLALEALMLDLPRLRPSTTD
- a CDS encoding stage V sporulation protein S, with amino-acid sequence MDIVKVSAQSRTSAVAGAIAGVVREHRRAEIQAIGAGAVNQAVKAVAIARGYLHEDGLDVVCIPEFVTIDIEGRERTAIRLTVEPR